From the genome of Lineus longissimus chromosome 8, tnLinLong1.2, whole genome shotgun sequence, one region includes:
- the LOC135492435 gene encoding uncharacterized protein LOC135492435, whose product MDILGYEIQDWEFQIPFDPQRAVASKHLSPQWTTLDGREPRLSTHQCPDFESVINDGMASRRRLLSGIDLQGINNRLDILDERHLNSEMVKRKTSEQLSLEHFFSLLPFHVNIQSCTPQHLRRYLVWRDVDGKTKVHDVKCLFLGDKSLSTCLCPTRLAHGTLITIVQRLSKIFEEEGRGKEWCTKSETGNPAKSNVIKLYLKKISEEQAKAQIVPKQAKPLFLSKLEKISSYIDNQLSRPDITLRQRFVLFRDQAFFKLQFFAGDRVSDLSGAPSQSVRYLADNTGMAVSHTYTKVIRGDGRCNTFVIKRCDNAALCPVSALERYSAWAKSAGVDLSLGYLFRLVSDSGKVLDQCVSYAVMYSRLLEYLTTLNIYEGETPHSLRSGCAITLKLSGAADSNSQTMRHVGWFKESSCSYYSREDSLKEPAQLAQRLASSPALSGKIESDYQRYATFNTLNHAI is encoded by the exons ATGGACATTTTGGGTTACGAAATCCAGGATTGGGAATTCCAGATTCCGTTTGATCCGCAGAGAGCAGTAGCATCCAAGCATCTGTCGCCGCAGTGGACAACTCTGGATGGGCGTGAACCTCGGCTTTCCACCCACCAATGCCCGGATTTTGAAAGCGTTATAAATGACGGt ATGGCGAGTCGGCGGCGTCTTTTGTCGGGCATCGATTTGCAGGGCATAAACAATCGTTTGGATATCTTGGATGAGCGACACTTGAACTCCGAAATGGTTAAAAGGAAAACGAGTGAGCAGCTTAGTTTGGAGCATTTTTTCTCATTGTTGCCTTTTCATGTCAATATTCAGTCTTGTACTCCTCAACATCTAAGGCGGTATTTGGTTTGGAGGGATGTGGATGGCAAAACAAAAGTTCATGATGTAAAGTGTCTGTTTTTGGGAGACAAATCGTTATCAACATGTCTTTGCCCGACAAGATTAGCCCATGGTACTCTTATAACCATTGTTCaaagattatcaaaaatatttgagGAAGAAGGCAGGGGGAAGGAATGGTGTACGAAATCGGAAACCGGAAATCCCGCAAAATCAAATGTCATAAAGCTGTACTTGAAGAAAATTTCGGAAGAGCAGGCTAAGGCCCAGATAGTTCCAAAACAGGCCAAGCCGTTATTTCTCTCTAAATTGGAGAAAATCTCTTCTTACATAGATAACCAGTTGTCTAGGCCAGATATCACTTTGCGTCAGCGTTTCGTTTTGTTTCGAGACCAGGCGTTCTTTAAGTTACAATTTTTTGCGGGTGACAGGGTTTCCGATTTATCGGGCGCTCCTAGTCAATCGGTTAGATATCTTGCTGATAACACTGGCATGGCTGTTTCGCACACATATACGAAAGTCATAAGAGGAGATGGGAGGTGTAACACCTTTGTTATCAAGAGATGTGATAACGCGGCTCTATGCCCCGTAAGCGCACTGGAGCGCTACTCAGCTTGGGCCAAAAGCGCTGGGGTAGATCTTTCGCTAGGTTACCTCTTTAGGCTAGTAAGTGACTCGGGTAAGGTATTAGATCAATGTGTCTCATATGCAGTGATGTATTCCCGCTTGTTGGAGTATTTGACGACGCTCAATATCTACGAGGGGGAGACACCTCATAGTCTCAGGTCGGGTTGTGCCATAACGTTGAAGTTGTCCGGGGCGGCTGACTCCAATTCCCAGACTATGAGGCATGTTGGTTGGTTCAAAGAATCTTCATGCAGTTATTACAGTCGTGAGGATTCTTTGAAAGAGCCGGCGCAGTTGGCTCAGAGGTTAGCTTCGTCACCAGCTTTGTCGGGAAAGATTGAATCTGATTACCAACGCTATGCAACATTTAACACTTTGAATCATGCAATCTAG
- the LOC135492608 gene encoding uncharacterized protein LOC135492608: protein MESIDEEDWAKGLKDLDLQNDMLPIEKALGVQWNPETDSLGLKLLEKSKPATRRGILSLTSSLYDPLGLLSPIILKAKIILQDLCRLKLGWDEEIPEQKLFEWQSWLGDLGKISNFEVDRCIKPKDFGEIKSAQLCHFSDASGVGYGVVSFLRIINASGRIHCVLIFSKSRVAPLKEVTIPRMELKAATVAVRVDTMLKRELGIPLEMSHFWTDSTSVLKYIRNKNTRFKTFVANRIQVIHDGSLPCQRHYIDTKSNSADVTSRGQSAEEFMKNETWLRGPEFLCTPEEDWPTYPDVPDSIPLDKADPEVKSMRTDIKVDCDTSNKGIRDGVATVEKLINYHSSWHKLKVSVGWILKVREELRRRVRIKKGLVEKVESEKQAECLTANDLSSAESAILSFVQYQCYQEEINCLVKEPEYRVKKMSKLSRLDPVCEDNLLRVEGRLSRAVMPEESKHPVILPKNNHVTMLIIRQIHEDLLHSGRNHVLSQLRRKFWVINANSTVRNVIGKCIVCRRQNAKFGEQFMSDLPEDRLIPDEPPFTRCGVDYFGPIEVKRGRVIVKRYGVLFTCLAIRAVHIEVADTLDTDSCINAIRRFIARRGQVVRMRSDNGTNLVASERELREAIMGLDHDRIHRTLLRQNIDWVFSPPTGSHHGGVYERKIKSVKKVMKSVLKEQTLNEQGLRTLLCEIEAVLNGCPITKASDDPLDLEALTPNHLLLLKCKPNLPPGLFDKDDIYAKRRWRQVQYLAYLFWHWWVKEYLLQLQERQKWLFPRRNLQTDDIVIIADEASPRNSWPLAKVLETFPDRRGFVRKVRVRTRTGSVLERPVPKLCLLLEKDTYD from the coding sequence ATGGAGTCTATTGATGAGGAGGACTGGGCTAAAGGTTTGAAGGACTTGGACCTACAGAATGATATGCTTCCAATAGAAAAGGCTTTAGGAGTTCAATGGAATCCAGAAACAGATAGCCTCGGTTTAAAATTGCTTGAGAAAAGCAAACCAGCTACAAGAAGGGGAATCTTGTCTTTGACTAGTTCACTGTATGACCCTCTTGGACTTCTGTCTCCAATTATTCTGAAGGCAAAGATAATTTTGCAGGACCTCTGTCGTCTCAAGTTAGGATGGGATGAAGAGATACCCGAGCAGAAGCTGTTTGAGTGGCAAAGTTGGCTTGGAGATCTTGGAAAAATCAGCAACTTTGAAGTGGACCGTTGCATCAAACCAAAGGACTTTGGTGAGATAAAATCGGCACAGCTGTGTCATTTTAGTGATGCTTCTGGAGTTGGCTATGGTGTTGTGAGTTTCTTGAGAATAATCAACGCTTCTGGTAGGATTCATTGTGTGCTAATTTTCAGCAAATCTAGAGTAGCACCACTTAAAGAAGTGACGATCCCTAGAATGGAATTAAAAGCTGCAACTGTAGCTGTCCGTGTGGATACAATGCTGAAAAGAGAGCTTGGTATTCCTCTTGAAATGTCTCATTTCTGGACAGACAGCACATCTGTTCTGAAATATATCAGGAATAAGAACACTCGATTCAAGACTTTTGTTGCTAACCGTATCCAAGTCATACATGATGGTTCATTGCCGTGTCAACGGCATTATATTGACACGAAATCTAACTCTGCGGATGTTACCTCAAGAGGACAGTCAGCAGAGGAGTTCATGAAAAATGAAACCTGGTTGAGAGGACCAGAATTCTTGTGCACACCGGAGGAGGATTGGCCTACGTACCCTGATGTGCCAGATAGCATACCCTTGGATAAGGCTGATCCAGAAGTAAAGTCTATGAGGACAGATATCAAGGTAGATTGTGACACCAGCAATAAAGGAATCAGAGATGGTGTAGCTACTGTGGAGAAGCTGATAAACTATCATTCATCCTGGCACAAACTCAAGGTGTCAGTTGGTTGGATTCTGAAAGTACGAGAGGAGTTGAGGCGACGCGTAAGGATCAAGAAAGGACTGGTTGAAAAGGTTGAATCTGAGAAACAGGCAGAATGTCTAACAGCGAATGATCTTTCGAGTGCTGAATCAGCCATTCTGAGTTTTGTTCAATATCAGTGTTATCAGGAGGAAATAAACTGTCTTGTTAAAGAACCTGAGTATCGAGTCAAGAAGATGAGTAAACTGTCTCGACTTGACCCTGTCTGTGAGGACAATTTACTGAGAGTTGAAGGTCGTCTCAGTAGGGCTGTGATGCCTGAGGAAAGCAAGCATCCGGTTATTTTGCCTAAAAATAACCATGTTACTATGTTGATCATCAGACAAATTCATGAGGACTTATTGCACTCTGGTAGGAATCATGTTTTGTCACAACTTAGGAGGAAGTTTTGGGTGATCAATGCTAACTCTACAGTCAGGAATGTCATCGGAAAGTGCATTGTTTGTCGACGACAAAATGCTAAATTTGGTGAACAGTTCATGTCAGATTTACCCGAGGATCGTCTTATCCCAGATGAGCCGCCATTTACCAGGTGTGGTGTTGATTATTTTGGACCAATCGAGGTGAAACGTGGTCGAGTGATAGTCAAACGCTATGGAGTACTTTTTACCTGTTTAGCCATAAGAGCCGTGCACATTGAGGTAGCTGATACACTAGACACAGACTCTTGTATAAACGCAATACGAAGATTTATAGCCAGGCGCGGACAAGTAGTTAGGATGAGAAGTGACAATGGCACCAATCTTGTAGCTTCAGAAAGGGAGTTAAGAGAAGCCATTATGGGATTAGATCATGACAGGATTCACAGAACATTGTTGCGACAAAATATTGACTGGGTTTTCTCACCACCCACAGGAAGTCATCATGGTGGAGTGTATGAAAGGAAAATCAAAAGCGTGAAGAAAGTCATGAAATCTGTATTGAAGGAACAGACACTAAATGAGCAAGGATTACGTACTCTGCTCTGTGAGATTGAGGCAGTTTTAAATGGTTGTCCTATAACTAAGGCATCAGATGACCCTTTGGATTTGGAAGCACTGACACCTAACCATTTGTTGCTACTTAAGTGCAAACCAAACTTGCCTCCAGGTTTATTCGACAAGGATGACATTTATGCTAAACGTAGGTGGCGCCAGGTTCAATACCTCGCCTATTTGTTTTGGCATTGGTGGGTAAAAGAGTACCTACTACAGTTGCAGGAAAGGCAAAAATGGCTGTTTCCTAGGCGAAACTTGCAAACTGATGATATAGTCATTATTGCTGATGAAGCCTCACCAAGGAACTCATGGCCATTGGCCAAAGTTTTGGAAACGTTCCCAGATCGCAGAGGATTTGTGAGAAAGGTCAGAGTGAGGACCAGAACGGGAAGTGTTCTGGAAAGACCAGTCCCGAAGTTGTGCTTGTTGCTAGAAAAGGACACTTACGACTAA